In Humulus lupulus chromosome 6, drHumLupu1.1, whole genome shotgun sequence, a single genomic region encodes these proteins:
- the LOC133785310 gene encoding zinc finger BED domain-containing protein RICESLEEPER 4-like produces the protein MSTQDVTESNCVDDVDFVPSTNIQEVQSLDNRSDVNESRGIKRKKTSPAWNHFTLQKIDGKLKAVYNHCGRKLVGESSKGTKHLLLHTERCPVRQKQLAKNPTASPSVTFNLDPELGRKKLAEMIILHEYPLSMVEHSGFIDYSNTISPMFQMVSRNTIRSDILKIYKIEKEKFREVLEKNESRIALTTDMWTTNHQKRGYMAVAAHFIDDSWKLHSQIISFRYVPCPHDAPTLTETLSSCMSEWNIEHKISTVTVDNCTTNDAMIPLLKEQFDSKCFLLNGKLLHMR, from the coding sequence ATGTCAACCCAAGATGTTACCGAGTCTAATTGTGTGGATGATGTTGATTTTGTTCCTTCAACAAATATACAAGAAGtgcaatctcttgataatagaaGTGATGTGAATGAGAGTAGAGGTATAAAACGAAAGAAAACATCTCCTGCATGGAATCATTTTACATTGCAAAAGATTGATGGTAAACTAAAAGCAGTTTACAATCACTGTGGGAGGAAATTAGTGGGAGAGAGTAGTAAGGGGACTAAACACTTACTTCTTCACACGGAAAGATGTCCAGTAAGACAGAAACAACTTGCCAAGAATCCTACCGCAAGCCCTTCAGTTACCTTCAATCTTGATCCTGAACTAGGAAGAAAAAAGTTGGCTGAAATGATCATTCTACATGAGTACCCTTTGTCGATGGTAGAGCATAGTGGTTTTATAGACTATTCGAATACTATTTCACCTATGTTTCAAATGGTGTCAAGGAATACAATTAGGTCtgatattttgaaaatatataagaTTGAGAAAGAAAAATTTCGAGAAGTTTTGGAGAAAAATGAAAGTAgaatagccttaaccactgatATGTGGACAACCAATCATCAAAAGAGGGGATATATGGCTGTGGCAGCTCACTTTATTGATGACTCTTGGAAGTTGCATAGTCAGATTATAAGCTTCAGATATGTGCCATGCCCACATGATGCTCCAACACTTACAGAAACTCTAAGTTCTTGCATGTCTGAATGGAATATTGAACACAAGATTAGTACAGTGACTGTAGATAATTGTACTACGAACGATGCAATGATTCCACTTTTAAAGGAACAATTTGATTCTAAGTGTTTCCTTTTAAATGGAAAGCTACTTCATATGCGTTGA